In Periplaneta americana isolate PAMFEO1 chromosome 4, P.americana_PAMFEO1_priV1, whole genome shotgun sequence, one DNA window encodes the following:
- the LOC138698850 gene encoding uncharacterized protein has product MKLLTYTVLLVAASLVLAEDQKKDKKTDKRGLQHLGYGGGALGHGGGISLGGRGGGLSVGSHGGVSLGSYGGGLSLGGHGGGLSLGGHGGGQSLGGHGGGLSLGGHGASLSLEGHGGGLSLGGHGGSLSLGGHGGGLSLGGHGGGLSLGGHGGSLSLGSHGDGLSLGAHRGGLSLGGHGGGSSLGGHGGGLFLEGHPLGGSSLGSGESHVKAITITKEIKVPVPHPYPVPVEKKVPVPVKIPVPVHVEKPYPVPVSKPYPVYVEKNVPYPVEKTVPYPVKVPVGVPHPVHVPKLYLL; this is encoded by the coding sequence ACCTACACTGTTCTACTGGTAGCGGCATCCTTAGTTCTGGCTGAAGACCAGAAGAAGGACAAGAAAACAGATAAGAGAGGACTCCAACACTTGGGTTACGGAGGAGGAGCACTCGGGCACGGAGGAGGTATATCTTTGGGAGGACGCGGTGGAGGTTTGTCCGTGGGAAGTCATGGAGGCGTGTCCCTAGGAAGTTACGGAGGTGGTCTGTCTCTTGGAGGTCACGGAGGAGGCCTGTCCCTCGGAGGTCACGGAGGAGGCCAGTCCCTCGGAGGTCACGGAGGAGGCCTGTCCCTCGGAGGTCACGGAGCAAGCTTGTCCCTCGAAGGTCACGGAGGAGGCCTGTCCCTCGGAGGTCACGGAGGAAGCCTGTCCCTCGGAGGTCACGGAGGAGGCCTGTCTCTCGGAGGTCACGGAGGAGGCCTATCCCTCGGAGGTCACGGAGGAAGCCTGTCTCTGGGAAGTCACGGAGACGGCTTATCTCTCGGTGCTCACAGAGGAGGTCTGTCCCTTGGCGGGCACGGAGGTGGTTCATCCCTAGGAGGACACGGAGGAGGTCTGTTTTTGGAAGGTCACCCTCTCGGCGGTAGCAGTCTTGGGAGCGGCGAATCTCACGTGAAGGCCATTACAATCACTAAGGAAATAAAAGTTCCTGTACCTCACCCTTATCCTGTCCCTGTTGAGAAGAAAGTTCCTGTTCCTGTTAAGATTCCTGTCCCTGTACACGTAGAGAAGCCCTATCCAGTCCCTGTATCCAAACCTTACCCGGTATATGTGGAAAAGAACGTTCCTTACCCTGTAGAGAAAACCGTTCCCTATCCTGTGAAGGTTCCTGTCGGTGTACCTCACCCAGTTCATGTCCCTAAGCTGTACCTGTTATAG